The DNA segment CTTCACCTCCATCAGTCCTCCTACTCCACTTCCTCCTGTCTCTGCCGGACTGCTCAACCTGTGATCTCACGTCTCTAGCAGACCTGGATGTACTGGAGGGTTGCGACGCTTCTGATAAAGATGTATTCCTTGATGTGCTGCTTTCTTCATCCTTATCATATGCCTGAATCTTTTTCTCTTCACTGGAAAGGCAGTCTACAAGCTTTACAGCACTTCTAGGTTCTGAATTATTAGAACTTTTGCCAACTTCACATAGAGGCTCCTGGACACATGCCTGATCTACTCACTAGACCAGTTTTTGATCTTTTGTTGGTGGTTATTGTTTTGGTTGGCTGTGCTTTACCTTTCTGTCTGGTTATTGTGGTGGTCCTACATTTCCCCACTGGTGAGGAACTAACATCTTTGACCTTCATCATTGGGATTCTAGATTTAGGGTTCACATCTGGGAATGGATCTAATCGACTGGTGGCTACTAGTCTAATCTTATGAATTAGTCTCAAAGATGTTAGATCTTTTTTACACCCCAGTGGTGGATGAGGTGCTCTCACTGGCAACCTAGACTTCGGTGGCTTTCTTGTAATGTCTTTGCATTTGGAGATTACATCATTATTCTCTGTACTGCCATCCCTAAAAGTACCAGTGTCCTTTCTGACTGAATCTTCACATGGGTTTATTACTTGATCTGAGCAAAGATCAGACATTAACAGCTGTTTGGCTTGTATGCCACTTTGTAGCAAGCAATGTGTTTCAGCATTTAAGGCCTCAAAATTATCGTTATTACTGTGGTTTCTGGAATTATTGGAAGTTTTCTGGAGGTATGTTTTTGGCTCTGTCCTCGATGAGTCTGTCCTTTGATTGTATTTGCTTGTTCTATAGGTTTCTGGTCCTACTTGATGTTCAGTCTCTGGTGTTTGACTTTGAGAACTATCCGAGTCTACACAAACAAAACCTCTCCTCTCAATGTTGGAAGATTTGAGTCCTATTTTAAAAGAAGTACATAAAGAACTGACTTCTGAATAGGGGGGAGGCTCCATGTCATGAGATGTGTCAGAGTAGTCAGTGCATATCTGAATGATATTGTATGATATAACTGTGTTGTCCTCCATCTTAACTTGTGCTCTCTCAACTATCTGTGGATTTGAGGTGACTACATTTGGTTTTCTGACCCCATCCCTTATCCTCCCTCCAAATGTATGCTCACCGATCTGAAAAAATTGCAGCCTCTCTTCAACAAAATCCCGCTTGCTCATGTCAATCGCACCACTGCGGGTCATCTCAAACATCTTCCCTTCGTGGAAGGGGAAAGGGTTTGGCTCGCTAGTTGGTGTGCTTTCATCAGTTGGGGTTCTTGCAGGAGTTGTGTCAGGGGTTGTTGCTGTAGACTTGTCATCTACTGCTAGCCCAAACGGCTTGGGCTCATCATCTTTAATTCTAGCGTCCACTACTTCATCTTCTCCTCCCTTGCTTGACCAAGGATCAAAGCCTTTTGTTGCAACAGTTTTAAAAGGAGTATTAAACTCCTCATCTAGCTTGTAACTAAAGTAAGTGTCTGACAATCTTTGATCAGATTGTTTTCCATCCTTTTCATTGTCCTTTCCATACTTTTGGTTTGAGGAATCAGTCTTAGCTTTGGTCTTTTTACAATCCTCAGTTGGCAATTCTTCATGAATTACTTCAAGTTTACTTTGGCAACGGTCACTTGGTCTAGACATATTATCTGATGCCCAAAGATCCTTTCTGTTTTCATTGGGAAATCCAAATGGTTTGGCAGTAGGTTCACTTAAGCCGTCATCCTCATCTTGAAGTTCATATCCATCCAGAGAGTCAATCTCAGTGGCATCAGTGTCATGAGAGAACTCTGCAGTTGTCGCTAATGAGCAATCTGTGATGGACTGATCATTGCCATTTTGTTCATAATCAAAATCATCTGCTTTTCCATTACCATTTGGCTCTGGTTCTTTATCATTCTCATTCTTGTCATGTTTTTTTGATGGGCTTTTCTTCAAATCTTTGTCCTCAtcaatcttaaaagtatatttcttTATTGGAATAGGTTTAAAGACAGATTCCTCCTCACTTGAATCGCTATCATTAGCTCCTGGGGGCACAGGAGATGGAGGCTGGACTCTTATTATAGGTTCGGTAAGAAGATGTTTATCATGCTCCTCTTGGAGATTTACTTCCTTCAATTCAGTCTCAGCCTCTGAGGAAGGAGTCAACCCTTTTTTCTCAGGCTGTGAAGAATCAGAATCCAAGGGAGGTGGAGGAGGGAACTCTATATATGCAACTCTTTTGTCTTTTGTCTCCTGGACAGTTTTGTGTTCACCATTGGCCTCATTTTCCGGTACAGATTCTTTCAAAAGAATAGCTTTATCTTGTTCACTATCTTCTGACTCCTCTGAAACCTCAGCTATTGGGCTTGCAATACCTggcataaatgcaataaatggaTCAGGGGTTCTTGAGGTGAGATCATAGCTGACCTCTTCTGAGCTTGGTGTCTCTGGAGTCATAGGACTTTTGCCAGAGCTCTCGATAAAAGAGAGCTGTTCTAAAGTGTCATCATCTGGGCTGCCTTGAGGAGATGCAGGCTGTTTCTGTTTAACTGCAAAAATTGTTCGACTTTCTGAGCTAGCCATCTTTTTTAATGTCCCATTGGTTCCTCCTCCTCCCATATCTTTGTCAGACTGTTTCCCCACTTGAACACTTACATAGACTGGTAAAGTTTTAAGCCCTTTGAAACTTTCTATTGTTGTAACAGTGGATATTTTTTCGACTGAACTAGTGTCACTTAGACCACTTGTTGTTCTACTTTCAGCAGAGACTTCTTCAGAGTTCTTTGTTGCACCTTCCTCTCTCTGTAACTCTAAACGCCCATGAACCCTTGGTTTGGTCAAGGTAGGAATGTGCGATGGGCTTTTTTCAGATAATTTAGTTAATGTGTCTTGATTTGCCTTCTTTGACTGATTATTGTCTGGGGGACCAGGTGATGTTCTCACAGGAATGTGAGATTCTGTCTTTTTCTTAAGGGTCTTTATCTGAAAGTCATTCCTAGTGATATTATCCTTAGATGAGGAAGCTGTTTTAACTGTGTcatttttaatgtcacttttaaaaTACTGCTGCTCTTTGATATCATTAATTGCACTATGCCTGTCTGCAATATTTCCATCTTTCAAATTTTGAGAGCTCACTTGCGTTTTATCAAACTCTTGatctttcattttctcaaaaagTGAGGCTCTTTTTACAACAATATCTGATGTGCTAGATTTTTCAGGTAAACATTTTTCACCcagttgctttgaaacaatagtACTACTGGTACTGTGAGGGGTTAGTTTACTTTTATCAGTTTCTGTTAGTTTTCTAGAAGGTGGGAGTGCTTCATCTGTGGAATCGGCTTTGGAGGGTTTTGAACCAGCAAAAATCTGATATACTGGTAATTTACTTTCTGGTAGTTTTTTAACTGGTTGTTTTGACTGTGTTAGAGGCACATTATGATCCTGTTTCTGTTcttttatttcaaacttttgtCGAACAGAACTCACTCTAGAAGTCTTAACTGGCACTGGGGGGCCTGCATTACCTGTCTTTGCCTGCTTAGGATCTTGGTGTTGTTTTGGCTTGTCCTCACAGAACTGTGACAACACATGCCTCTCAGGACTGTTTGGCATACTTGCACTTTTCCTTTCATTTGTACAGCCAAACATCTTCTGTCTGCCTTTGTCCCATTCCTCAGCTGCACTCTTTTGCTTTTTCTCAGGGCTGCTGCACGTTGAGCTTGGCCCTGACCACTTCTCTCGTGATAATCTTGTTGATTTCTTTTTCTCAGGGGACTTGAGCTCATCATTTAACTGTTCAGTTTTGTCCCTAAAAAACTGGGAAACCTCACTCAGTTTCTCCTCTGCCTCTTTAATGGTCCGATCTACTCTATCTTCATATATGAGTTTCTCTCTATTCCTGTCCTGCCTATCCTGGGTGAATCTCATCCAGACTGCATGTTTAGGGCTACCGGGTTCTGTGGTATAATGTAATACTGTAACTTTGTCATATTGCTCATCTTGTGGGGGATATTTACCTGATTTGtctgatgcattccttgctgactTTAATTTGGACTCCTTCCTGGGGCCAGCTACTGTTTCTCCATATACGCCTTCTGCCCCTTGTAACTCAGTGACTATGCTATGTGCCTGGTCTGCCACTGAGTCCTCAGTATCAGAATGTGATATGTCTAATTTTTCTGAGAGCAACATTTTCTCAGCAAACCTGTATGACTCCCCTCTCAACTCTGATAGCTCATCATCATGATACTCAATTGAATGCTGGCTTAGAAGTTTAAAAGCTTTATATGACTCATCTGCAGTAAGCTGAGATGAACTGGGATGAGACTCTTCCTCTTGAGGAACAGGGGCATTGACTCGGGATGTGTTTAAGAAGAATGGCACTGATTCCTCAGCTGTAAGTTCCTCCTCATCTTGAAGAACCTCATAATCACCATCAACCCTTTCAACAAGTTCCTTGAGACCTCGGTCACTCTTGCAAATAAACTCTGGATGCCTTTTAGTCTCTCTTATTATAACTTCCGTTGGGTCAATTGTGTTGCCCTTTTCTATGTGCACCTCAATAATTCTTTCAACTTGGGTTTTTTTGTCCTTTTCGAGGAACCGTGGGGACAATTCATCTCCTTTGATGGCATCTTGGCTAGCTTTGTGCTCAAATAAATTGGCTAATTCTTTGGAAGGGTCTCTTCCAGACTGAAAAGCTTTCATTATCTCTTGGACTGACATTGTTTCTTCAATCTTGTCAGAGCCAGCATCTTTCAGTTGAGGTTTGTGGTAGACCATTCGCGTTGTAGTGGTGATATGAGTTTTTTCTTTGACGCATGCCAGTTCCTCAGAGCTGACTTTCATCTGCAAGGCCTTTACCTTATTTTTGATCGAGCTAACTGCTGGCTCAGGCTCAACTGGAGGCTTCAAAGCTGCTGCCTCATCCATTACTGGCTCACAGACCTCATCAGGATGTTCATAGCTCCTGATAACATGAACAACCTCAGTTCTTGTTTCTGTTATGACAGGGGGAATAGGCACATCTGTAAAGGGGGGGTTTGGCCCTGTGCTCTCTGCACTTTGAGGAGCTGATGGGGTCTTTTCACTTCTGGTTTCAAAACCACTATCTGAGAGGGGACTCTTATCTTGTTCATGGGAAAAGTCATCAGGAGATTCCAGGATAGCATCTGTGCCACAATAGGAGTCTGCTAATTTACTCAAGTCTTTCTCTGAGGTAGAGGTCCGCATACCTGTGGGTGGCATTTTGAGCTTGTGCTCTGGTTTCATGGTACGCTTCTGTTTTTCCTCCCCTTCCTTCTTTATTTCATCATATCTGCTCTTTACATCAGCTATTTTTGAAAGGGAACTGGCACCAAGATCATTCGTTAAGTAATCCACCACTTTAGCTAAATTGAGATCTTTGTCCTGCACTGACTGTGGTCCAAAGGGAAAGGTTGGTTCAAATGTTGGCATGGATCGCAGGGCACTTTGTCGTGCCTCCTCAATTTCATCTTTGGAGAACTCTTCCCATTCATCATCTGAGGCCCTGTCTTTACTTGAGCTTTTGGCCTCACTCAGGACATCTTTTGTGAGAATTTCACTAACTTTGACAAGGTCGCCTTTAACTTTCTCAACCAAACCGAAAGGCTCTTCATCCTCCATTTTGGACTCTTTAGAAACATGTGTGTGGAAACCTTTGGCTGCGGTCGAGGAGTCAGTTTGTAAGATTGCAGTCATTCTTATCAGATCTTCCTTCATATCTGCCACATCCTTAAGAATCTCTTGACTGGATGTCAATGTGGGTGCGGCAGCTGCTTTGAGGACTGTTGGGGAAATAAAAAGTGAGGGCTTTGAGGGTTTAATTCGTGATGTAGAGGACTGTGTTTGGGTGTGTGGCTGAGGTGTGATTGTTATTTTTTCTGGGAGTTTCTTCCCCTGTGGTTCAGGAACCACATTGACCACGGAGAATACTGGAACAGACATGGGACTAGACGATACTGATGTGGTGATAGTGGCTGGTGATCTAAGGGTATCATGAACAGAGCTTGATAAATTTGATCTTAAAGGTGAAGATACAGATTTTAGCGCACTATAGCTTGACATTGAGCCAGCAGTAAGTGATTTCTCAGCCTCACTGAAGGCCGCACCAACACTGGCTGTAGCTGCTTGTGTTGTGGCCTGTATCCGTTCATGTAAGCTGTAAGCCCCTCCTGTAAACAGACGGGAAGATGCAGAGGAGGATGAGGGGTATTTCACTGGAGAAATGGATCCGTTTAACAGGAATGTTTCAGTACTGGATACTGTAGGCTTAGTTGATGAAGAAAGCGATGACAGAATTGTACCCCTAGCTGTATCTGTGGTCGTTTTAATAGAGGACAAGCTTGTAATGTTTCGAATTGGAGAGGACACTGCTATACTTGTGGGGGCCAGGGTGGATTTGAATGATAAAGACgtgtatgtatttgttgttgACTTTATAGAATCAGCTTGGGTCACTGTGGAGAAAGTTCTGTCCAGCATGGATCCAGGTGATGAAGTCAAGTTAGCTCTTGAGGACAATGAAGCAGCGAGCCCCTTAATGGACACCGGATCTGTGCCAATTTTACCCGGCGAAGATACGAGACTGGAGGAAATTTGAACTTGGTTTTGGGGTTGTTGAACCACAGTCTTTATTGGAGATGACATAGATCTGTATGATCTAATGGGTGATGTTATATCGCTAACTGATTTTGCAGGAGAAGCATTTGAGGTTCCTAGGGTCGACTTAATTGGAGACACAGAGGAAATGGACCACACAGACTTTAGTGGCGAAGCAGACGGCGTGTTGGAAGATGAACTGGAGATGGAACCCAGTCCACATTTTGTTTGCCCAGGGATGGTAATAGGAGCAGTCGACCATGCCTGGTAAGATCTTGTTGAAAAGACAGGTTTGTGAGCGTAACCAGCAGGCAGTGTTCTTGTTGTACTTCGTTCGACTGTTTCTTTAAACAGACAAATGAAAATCCAACATAAAGTCAACAAAAAATGGTGGAGAAACAGAGAGACCAGAAGGAAAAAATTGGTCAGTGGTGATTGTCTTATAAGGAGTAGAGCAGCAGTTTTATGATGTGAAATGGAATTGAAGATGAGGATGGTGCCAAAATAAAGATAATCCAAAGAGATTCATGGCCCACTAAGGgttcacaaaacaaaaattaacaaaGTGCACACACGCAAAAGTATGATAAAAAGGATGAACCACAAAACGTAAAATGGCAAGACAAATACACAGGACCAGAGAAAACCAATATCACTTTTGACTTTTGATGTGCTAAATTTTCCTGTGACTGACTACCTTCATTGCTACAGTGCCTTTTATCTGTTTggtttagagagagagaaaataaaaccagACCCTTCTCcaatttgtgtatttttacaaaaacagaaGACTCCAAAACAAAAAGCATCCTTGTTCCTATGCTACAGCAAAGCACTTTATGACAAATGCAGGATATATAGCTACAATTTAAAGTTCAAAATATCACTCCCATCATGCAGATCTGAGTAACTTTAGTGACAGGCAATTCAGTGCAAACTGTGAAAGTACCCGAGAGAATCTACCTGTGAGTCTTCATGCATTTccatcaaaaatgcattaaataattatGCACAATCACAAAGCCAAAAGGAGCCAGACTGGTTGTAAACAGGAATTAAACAAAGGAAATTATTTTCTACTTTGATGCCATAGTGCATAAAGTTTGCATTAATAAGTCACTCAAAGTAAAATGTTatgaatgttacaaaatattcttGCTAGTGTgggtaaaaatgaaaaaaaaaaaaatagggtaaacAATATCCCATAAGCACAGGGCAAGCAcggcacaccaactgaaataccAAATTTCACATGCAAACtaaactttaaaaaacaaaaacagaaaacaagcaTGTGGACTCTGTTCATGTATGGTAAAAATGTGCAGATAAAACAATGTTAATATATCATAGATGGTCACAGCAAGTCACATGTTAGCTTTAATCACTCGCAAGAATTTGATTCTCAATATAAGTTGAtacattagtaaaaaaaacatCACACTCACTCGTTCCAGGCTCGGTCAGATAGCTGTAGCGCTTACGTAAGGCTAGAGATGCAAAGGTATGACGTCGTTCTGGCTTTTCACTCTGTAACAACAACAGAAAGAATCCTATAAGTTCTCCCATTATAAAACCCTGCTTAAAGTTCAGCTATCTCCATTATTGTTCTTTTCCTTCTGAAAAAGCATTATGACTATAATGAAGGAACACTGATTTGGAaggtttttataattttctttataTTACTGTACTCTTTAAATTGGGTTGGCCTATATAGTCTCTATTCACATCAAAGGAAATGAATGTTACATTGATTTCCTTTAATtcttttaaaggaactattattGACTGGGTCAGTGAGATCATAGGTTCCTGTGACCAGTACTTTGTTATGCAATAtaaacttaatattttttgtcctataaattagattttaatatgctttgatatGATCCACTTAAGTTTGACAGTCTAGGCAACAGACCTTGGTGCATGGATAAGTAAAAAAATCAGCTTGCAGAAAGTTGCAGCAGCATgcagtatatgtatgtgtacccAAATTAAAGCTGTCTTAAAAGAACATATAACCCAGAGCTAAAGCAACTAGCACGCCACATGAAAATGAGGGGAGAGCACTATTACCTCTTCCTCAGGATCTGAATCCACATCCTTTTGGTTCCCAAGATGCATTGCAGAAACCGAGGGGATAACGCAATGAAGAGGAGGGCGAAAGAAACATCAGGATATGAAAAAGGCGACTGAGAGCACACTAAGTGAAAGTTACCGCAAAGCCACAGTGAAGGAATATTAAGGagttaaaaataaaggaaaaataaagCACAGAGCCACAACCACAGAAGCTGCTGAAATAAGCACAAGCCTGTGCACCTTCAGCCAAAGCAAGATCCAAATCAAAAGTGTGATTGGGTCAGCCACAACAACAACTTGAAAGAAGCTTGAAACAGATAAAAGACACACTCAGGCAGTTTGAGCCAAGTTTGACCCTTCATGACTAGGAACACTGCTCTATCTTTCCTGAGTATGAAGATGGCATGATATGACGCAGATGATCATAGTTCACCCTTACCTTCTTGAGTCCTGGCAATGTGATGTTTAAATTACAGATAGCAG comes from the Carassius carassius chromosome 39, fCarCar2.1, whole genome shotgun sequence genome and includes:
- the LOC132121271 gene encoding ankyrin-3-like isoform X6: MAHAASQIKKRADLELTAAEEEREKEKKKKPSKRSREPKKKTDSNASYLRAARAGNLEKALDYIKSGVDINICNQNGLNALHLAAKEGHVEVVAELIKLGATVDAATKKGNSALHIASLAGQADVVKVLVNNGAIINAQSQNGFTPLYMAAQENHLDVIKFLLDNGSSQSIATEDGFTPLAVALQQGHDQVVSLLLENDTKGKVRLPALHIAARKDDTKAAALLLQNDNNADVESKSGFTPLHIAAHYGNINVATLLLNRGAAVDFKARNDITPLHVASKRGNANMVRLLLERGARIDARTKDGLTPLHCGARSGHEQVVELLLDRGAPILSKTKNGLSPLHMATQGDHLNCVQLLLHHEVPVDDVTNDYLTALHVAAHCGHYKVANVLVDKKANPNAKALNGFTPLHIACKKNRIKVMELLLKHGASIQAVTESGLTPIHVAAFMGHENIVTQLTNHGASSNTMNVRGETALHMAARAGQANVVKFLVANGADVDAKAKDDHTPLHISSRLGKPDIVQQLLKHAASPDATTTSGYTPLHLAAREGHKDVASILLDNGASLGITTKKGFTPLHVAAKYGKIEVANLLLQKQAPPDAAGKSGLTPLHVAAHYDNQKVALLLLDQGASPHAAAKNGYTPLHIAAKKNQMEIATTLLEYGADTNATTRQGISPLHLAAQEGNVDMVTLLLARETEINLGNKSGLTPLHLAAQEDKVNVSEVLINHGATVDPETKMGYTPLHVSCHYGNIKMVHFLLENQAKVNAKTKNGYTPLHQAAQQGHTHIINLLLQHGASPNELTVNGNTALAIAKRLGYISVVDTLKVVTEETHTTVTVMEKHKMNVPETMNEFLDMSDDEGEDAMTGDTDKYLGPQDLRELGDDSLPQEGYVGFSVGARTASLRSFSSDRSNTLNRSSFTRDSMMIEEILAPNKDTGVCREIPNLVETHYKHLALSKDYNVDSMRRYSWTPDTLDNVNLVSSPIHSGLSPSLLQYDIRFLVSFMVDARGGSMRGSRHNGMRIIIPPRKCTAPTRITCRLVKRHKLASLPPMVEGEGLASRLVEVGPAGAQFLGPVIVEIPHFGSMRGEERELIMLRSENGETWKEHHYDCKYEDLYELLNGMDEELESTADLEKKRICRIITKDFPQYFAVVSRIKQESNQMGPEGGVLSSMTVPLVQASFPEGALTKKIRVGLQSQPVPDETVKKLIGNRATFSPIVTVEPRRRKFHKPITMTIPMPPLSGDGVVNGYKGDPTPSLRLLCSITGGTSPAQWEDITGTTPLTFLKDCVSFTTNVSARFWLADCHQIPEAVGLATQLYRELICVPYMAKFVVFAKMNDPVESSLRCFCMTDDKVDKTLEQQENFEEVARSKDIEVLEGKPIYVDCYGNLAPLTKSGQHLVFNFYAFKENRLPFCVKVRDSNQDPCGRVSFLTEPKTSKGLVQTAICNLNITLPGLKKDVDSDPEEESEKPERRHTFASLALRKRYSYLTEPGTKTVERSTTRTLPAGYAHKPVFSTRSYQAWSTAPITIPGQTKCGLGSISSSSSNTPSASPLKSVWSISSVSPIKSTLGTSNASPAKSVSDITSPIRSYRSMSSPIKTVVQQPQNQVQISSSLVSSPGKIGTDPVSIKGLAASLSSRANLTSSPGSMLDRTFSTVTQADSIKSTTNTYTSLSFKSTLAPTSIAVSSPIRNITSLSSIKTTTDTARGTILSSLSSSTKPTVSSTETFLLNGSISPVKYPSSSSASSRLFTGGAYSLHERIQATTQAATASVGAAFSEAEKSLTAGSMSSYSALKSVSSPLRSNLSSSVHDTLRSPATITTSVSSSPMSVPVFSVVNVVPEPQGKKLPEKITITPQPHTQTQSSTSRIKPSKPSLFISPTVLKAAAAPTLTSSQEILKDVADMKEDLIRMTAILQTDSSTAAKGFHTHVSKESKMEDEEPFGLVEKVKGDLVKVSEILTKDVLSEAKSSSKDRASDDEWEEFSKDEIEEARQSALRSMPTFEPTFPFGPQSVQDKDLNLAKVVDYLTNDLGASSLSKIADVKSRYDEIKKEGEEKQKRTMKPEHKLKMPPTGMRTSTSEKDLSKLADSYCGTDAILESPDDFSHEQDKSPLSDSGFETRSEKTPSAPQSAESTGPNPPFTDVPIPPVITETRTEVVHVIRSYEHPDEVCEPVMDEAAALKPPVEPEPAVSSIKNKVKALQMKVSSEELACVKEKTHITTTTRMVYHKPQLKDAGSDKIEETMSVQEIMKAFQSGRDPSKELANLFEHKASQDAIKGDELSPRFLEKDKKTQVERIIEVHIEKGNTIDPTEVIIRETKRHPEFICKSDRGLKELVERVDGDYEVLQDEEELTAEESVPFFLNTSRVNAPVPQEEESHPSSSQLTADESYKAFKLLSQHSIEYHDDELSELRGESYRFAEKMLLSEKLDISHSDTEDSVADQAHSIVTELQGAEGVYGETVAGPRKESKLKSARNASDKSGKYPPQDEQYDKVTVLHYTTEPGSPKHAVWMRFTQDRQDRNREKLIYEDRVDRTIKEAEEKLSEVSQFFRDKTEQLNDELKSPEKKKSTRLSREKWSGPSSTCSSPEKKQKSAAEEWDKGRQKMFGCTNERKSASMPNSPERHVLSQFCEDKPKQHQDPKQAKTGNAGPPVPVKTSRVSSVRQKFEIKEQKQDHNVPLTQSKQPVKKLPESKLPVYQIFAGSKPSKADSTDEALPPSRKLTETDKSKLTPHSTSSTIVSKQLGEKCLPEKSSTSDIVVKRASLFEKMKDQEFDKTQVSSQNLKDGNIADRHSAINDIKEQQYFKSDIKNDTVKTASSSKDNITRNDFQIKTLKKKTESHIPVRTSPGPPDNNQSKKANQDTLTKLSEKSPSHIPTLTKPRVHGRLELQREEGATKNSEEVSAESRTTSGLSDTSSVEKISTVTTIESFKGLKTLPVYVSVQVGKQSDKDMGGGGTNGTLKKMASSESRTIFAVKQKQPASPQGSPDDDTLEQLSFIESSGKSPMTPETPSSEEVSYDLTSRTPDPFIAFMPGIASPIAEVSEESEDSEQDKAILLKESVPENEANGEHKTVQETKDKRVAYIEFPPPPPLDSDSSQPEKKGLTPSSEAETELKEVNLQEEHDKHLLTEPIIRVQPPSPVPPGANDSDSSEEESVFKPIPIKKYTFKIDEDKDLKKSPSKKHDKNENDKEPEPNGNGKADDFDYEQNGNDQSITDCSLATTAEFSHDTDATEIDSLDGYELQDEDDGLSEPTAKPFGFPNENRKDLWASDNMSRPSDRCQSKLEVIHEELPTEDCKKTKAKTDSSNQKYGKDNEKDGKQSDQRLSDTYFSYKLDEEFNTPFKTVATKGFDPWSSKGGEDEVVDARIKDDEPKPFGLAVDDKSTATTPDTTPARTPTDESTPTSEPNPFPFHEGKMFEMTRSGAIDMSKRDFVEERLQFFQIGPQSPCERTDVRMAIVADHLGLSWTELAREMEFSVDEINQIRVENPNSLTAQSFMLLKKWVSRDGKNATTDALTAVLTKINRLDIVTLLEGPIFDYGNISGTRCFADDSAVSQEQADGYHSIELELKSPSELAYEPPTPLHQDDFFGEDSRLNFPFSAPVRPSELSLPTTSGPVSAETKPPTVMAEETFIGGRDSVSQEDWSAENYFGVSKEIPVPTEQHDSERTSKESDVFPESPVKEQKEVQSKLPVCVSANEAPGENGKSGFDEEDEEMTQEKIKSLLENIKLEEGSEEEEMTEERLQAIFCEVQQADKDVSSISGLQSETSGANGKMATSDHRLDTGQELMSSTPGVETERQNGDYQKLQAQARLSQDANDSSSKTNGKARKDSGQEVSSEAVEDRGPNNREEDISEPIVQQDIRKDNESSSDEEETVTTRVYRRRVILKGDQARNIPVETVTGEQFTDEDGNLVTRKVIRKVVRRTAGVEDKGRRKHGKHTWQANRAEQEEEGGPGPLREHTEAGEEEKGIKKEGRQREKMGQS